TCCGACTTCTTCAGGAAATGTTGGCTCCATGGGCGACATCAGGTAGTCCACCTGGAAGCCCTGAGCCACAGGCACGAACACTGGCGCGGGCTCGATGCTCTCGTTGGCGACGCCGGTCAGCGGATAGAGCCACGCGACGAGGCCGTCGGTGTCATCAAAACTTGTCGGACGCTCCAGGCCGGATTGCTCGGTCGCGGCGTCCAGGTCTGCGGTGACCACCGTGATCAGTTCGTCAGATTCGAGGGCCGGCAACGTGCTCAGCGCGTTCTGTACGGAGTAGCCATCGGTAGCTGGCGGCGCTCCTGACGAGTCGCTCGATCCACTCGAACCGGTGCCGTCGGTCGTGTTGCTGCAGCCGGCGATTCCAAGCAGAAGTGCCATTCCGTACCCGCCGACTGCGGCACGACTACGCGTATTGGATCGAACCGATGCTCGCATACACAGATATTACCTAGACGGACCGGCGCAAAGCGATACGTATTGACCGGTGGAGGTGCCGACTGGACGATCGTTCAGTAGTGATAGCGTTCCTGCTCACGGGTTGTCACCGGTGTCTAGTTGGTGCGGCGAGCTAGTCGATGCGAACGGGGCCGGCTACCCGACAAACCAAGAACGTAATGCGGAGTCAGCGGTTGACTTGGGATGCCGGGGAGCAACGCCACCCGCGCAGCGCCACGGTCGTCCGTCACTACGCATGCCGACGTCAGGGCAGGAATTGTGAGACGAAGAAGGTGGGCTGCGATGCTGGCCGCCCTGGTCATGACATTAGGCATGACCAGCGCCTGCAGCAGTTCGGTAGTTAATGAGGACGGAACCATAACGCTGCGGCTGGTGTCCGGGTTGAGCAGCCAGCACGGCTGGTATGTCGGCACGGTCGAGCCGTGGATGGATCGGGTCGTAGAGCTGACCGACGGCAAGGTGGAGTTTGAAACCTTCACCGGCGGTGAGTTGATCGAGACCCCCGAAGAGAGCGAAGCGATCATGAATGGCGCGGCAGACGTCGCGTTGATGATGCCGATCTACTCCCCGGATCAATTCCCGCTCAGCGAAGTGACGATGCTGCCGCTGCAGTACTCCGATCCGATGATCATGACGACAGCCTGGCAAGCCCTGCTGCAGAGTGACGTGGAACTGGACAACGGCAAGACCTTCTACGAGTCGATGTTCGGCGAGAAGGGTATGAAGGTGTGGCCCGTCGGCGAGGGTGGCGCGTACGCCATCTCGACCACTGGTAAGACACTGGAATCTGTCGACGACGTCGAGAGCCTGGCGCTACGCACGCCGTCCCGGATTCAGGAGATGTACGCCGCCAACACCAACTTCTCCTCGGTCACCATGCCGGCGGTTGAGATGTTCGATGCGTTGAGCAAGGGCGCTTTCGATGGCGCGTTCTACAGCATCGCCGATTGGTCCGGCTACGGATTCCAAGACCTCTTCACCTACACCGTCACAGATATCAACTTCGGTCACTTCAACGGGCTGATCGGGATGTCCGAGGAAACCTGGAACGAACTGCCCGCCGACGTACAGGACGCGATGGAGCAGGCGTTGCAAGAGGTGATCTTCGATGGCGCGCAACTGTGGGTTGACCGGCAGGCAGAGATGATCGAGTACTCCGAAGCCAACGGTGGCACGTTCAAGTCCTTCCATGACCTCCCCGCGGACGTCCAGGACAAGATGCTGGGCGGAATCAACCAGACGTGGACCGACTATGTGACCACTCTGGAGGACCAAGGCGAACCAGGTGAGTCACTGGCGAAGTTGTGGTCCGAGCTCATCGTCGAGGCCGGTGGCGAAGTTCCGGAGGGTATCGATGTCCTCCAATAACCAGCACTCGGGAATATGTAATGGAAAGCGTCCGGAGGTGACCCATGGCTGAGGGCGTGGTCATCACCATCGTTGTAGTGGGATTCCTGTTGCTGCTGGCATCGGGCTACTACATCCACTCCGTGTTGGCGATCGCCGGCGTCCTCGGATTGCTCCTGCTGGACGGCGCGGAGATCTGGGTCGGTCTCGTCGGTCCCGGCCCGTTTGGTCGCACCGCCGCCTATACCTTGACGACCATCCCGCTATTCGTATTGATGGCGCAATTCGTACTTCAGGCGGACGTCGTCAAGGACCTCTTCTACGTCGTCAACAAGGTCTCGCGTAATCGTAAGAGCGTCCTTGGATCGCTCACGTTGGTTGCGGGCGCCGGGCTCGGTGCGGTGTCCGGTTCGGGCACGGCTTCGGCGGCTTCGCTCGGTCAGGTAGCCGTACCCGAGTTGGAACGAAGCGGCTTCAAGCCGGCGTTCGCCGGTGCGCTCGCTGCTGCGGCCGGCGCGATGTCGGGCATCATTCCGCCAGCCATCGGGTTGATCTTGTACGGCGTAGCCACCGAGACGCCCATCGGTGAGTTGTTCATCGCGGCGATCATCCCAGGCATCCTGTGCACCGTCGTGTTCATCCTCGCGATGATGTTCTACCTGCGACGTGCGAAAAGGGAAGACGCGAAGGCGGCAGCGGGCGGCGAGGAGATCGCCGAGTCGGAACTGCCGGAAGCGATCGGCGTACGCCGCGTCAGCGTGGCGATCGCCGTGAGTGTGCTGATCATCGCGGTCGTCTTCGGCGGAATCTACTCCGGGACGGTCACCCCGACCGAGGCCGGCGCAGTGGGGTCGTTGGTGGCCCTGATCGCCGCAT
The Cumulibacter soli genome window above contains:
- the dctP gene encoding TRAP transporter substrate-binding protein DctP, producing the protein MLAALVMTLGMTSACSSSVVNEDGTITLRLVSGLSSQHGWYVGTVEPWMDRVVELTDGKVEFETFTGGELIETPEESEAIMNGAADVALMMPIYSPDQFPLSEVTMLPLQYSDPMIMTTAWQALLQSDVELDNGKTFYESMFGEKGMKVWPVGEGGAYAISTTGKTLESVDDVESLALRTPSRIQEMYAANTNFSSVTMPAVEMFDALSKGAFDGAFYSIADWSGYGFQDLFTYTVTDINFGHFNGLIGMSEETWNELPADVQDAMEQALQEVIFDGAQLWVDRQAEMIEYSEANGGTFKSFHDLPADVQDKMLGGINQTWTDYVTTLEDQGEPGESLAKLWSELIVEAGGEVPEGIDVLQ
- a CDS encoding TRAP transporter large permease, coding for MAEGVVITIVVVGFLLLLASGYYIHSVLAIAGVLGLLLLDGAEIWVGLVGPGPFGRTAAYTLTTIPLFVLMAQFVLQADVVKDLFYVVNKVSRNRKSVLGSLTLVAGAGLGAVSGSGTASAASLGQVAVPELERSGFKPAFAGALAAAAGAMSGIIPPAIGLILYGVATETPIGELFIAAIIPGILCTVVFILAMMFYLRRAKREDAKAAAGGEEIAESELPEAIGVRRVSVAIAVSVLIIAVVFGGIYSGTVTPTEAGAVGSLVALIAAFVLGKVNLAYLKRSFLETIKVTAMVMLILIGAQIFGKFVSLSLIPRKLVSGMEPLMDQKALVLIIFALIFFVLFMFIEGAAVVLMTVPVMLPVMQTMGIDLIWFGVFVSVIGMIGMITPPVGLSVYAVSGATGISSDRIFKYSLGFAVIATIVMTALLVIFPELATWLPTLMG